In the genome of Thermodesulfobacteriota bacterium, the window GTAGAACTTGTGCGCGGCCGCGAGGTGGATGCCGTGGAGGGCGTGCTCGACCACATGCGACGGACGCCGGACCTGTACGACTTCGGGGACGAGGTGGTCACCGTGGTGGACGGACGGGTCCACGCCCTGAACGACCACGGGCTGCGGCACTACATCGGCACCCTCGTACAATGCTGGCGGTCCCAGCCTCTCCCGAAGGGCGGCTCCGCCGCTGTACTGCAAGACCCCCCCCAGACCTTGTGCCGGGCGATCCTGGCCCTCGGGCCGGCCCGTGGGCTGAAGCGGCTTCAGGCCGTAGTGACCGCCCCCACGCTCCGGCCGGACGGTACGGTGCTCTCCGCTCCTGGGTACGACGCCGAGACGGGGTTCCTGATGGTGCCCCGAGGCGAGCCCGCGCCAATCCCCACCGAGCCCACCCTGGACGGCGCCCGGAAGGCCTTGGCCGCCCTGTGGCACCCGTTCCGGGAGTTCCCTTTCTGCTCTCCCCTGGACAAGGCCGTCCACCTGGCCGCGCTGCTCTCCGCGGTGGTGCGCCCCGCCGTGCCGGCCTGTCCGGCACCCGGATATGACGCTCCGATCCAGGCGAGCGGGAAAACCCTCCTGGCCCGCTGCGTGGGGGCACTGGCGACGGGAGAAGAACCGCCCATCTGGCCGGCAACATCAGGCGATGACGAAGAAGTGAGAAAGCGAATCTTCGCGGCCCTGCGCACCGGCGCCCGGGCCATCATCTGGGACAACCTTGTCGGCACCTTCGACTCGGCAGCCTTGGCCGCGTGCCTCACTTCGGCCACGTTTACAGACCGGGTGCTCGGACGCTCGGAGGCTCCGACGCTCCCGAACTGTGCGTTGCTCATCCTCACCGGCAACAACCTATCCCTGGCCGGCGACCTCCCCCGGCGAGTGCTCGTTTCCCGAATTGATCCCCGCATGGCCGACCCCCACCGACGAGAGTTCGCCCTCGCCCCCCTGGAGTACGTGGTTCAGCACCGTCAAGAGATGGTGGCTGCCGCCCTCACCCTCGTGCTGGCGCACCGGGCGGCCGGCTCGCCGCGGGCACCTGGGCGTCTGGCATCGTTCGAGCGGTGGGATGACCTGGTGCGCCAGCCTGTGGCGTGGGTCGGCCGCGAGGTGGCCCCGGGAGAGTTCGGCGACCCGATGGACGCCGTGACCCTGGCCCAAGATGCCGATCCGGAGCAAGAGGCCCTGGGGCGGCTGCTCCTGGCCTGGAAGGACGTTTTCGCAGACAGGCCGATTCTCGTGAGGGAGCTGCTCGACGTGTACCACGATGCAGCCCGGGCGTCCCGTGGCGTCACCACGGTGGTGGTGACCGACCGGGAGCGGGAACTGGCAGAAGCCCTCGGCGAGTTCAAGCCGCCGCGCGGGGAGCTGACGACGAAAACACTAGGCAGAGTGCTCATGTACCGCAAGGAGCGCCTTGTCGGAGGGCTGCGCCTGGAGTCCGCCGGGAAGGACAGGAAGGATTCCACCTACTGGCGCGTTGCCGGGATTGCCGGGTATGCCGGGTTTCCCCATACCCACGCGTGTGCTGAGGTAAAACACCTTACCTATAGGGTGGCCAGGGACAAACCCGGCAAACCCGGTATACCCGGCGAAAGCCCCCTAGAGGTGCCCCAGGGTTACCCCCTTGGCCATGGGGTAGAAACGGAGGGCACCCTATGAGCGCCGCCGACCTCCTGCGCGACCTCCGAGCCCGTGGCGTAGAGCTGACCGCCGAGGGCGACCTGCTCCGGTGGCGGGCGCCTCCTGGCGTGGTGACTGAGCCCCTCATGGCGACGATGCGCCAGCACAAGGCTGCCCTCCTGGCCCTCCTGGATGAACCCCGGCCGCGCCCGTACCTCGACGCCCACGGGGACCTGCGAGTCCCGTTCGACGCCGCCCCCGCCCTGCAATGGTGGCGCGGTGGCAAGTCGGTCCTGGACACCCTGGACGACCTCGACGCACCCGCCGCCGTGCGGGGGCGCTACGAGCACCTGCACTGAGGAGGGCGGGACCGTGGGAGCATCGCAGCGGCGAAAGGGCCGGGAGGGGCAGTGTCAGGCGCGGCACCTTCTCGAAGATCGGGACTGGTCCGTGCTTGAGCTAAAGGCTGGCGTTCGCTCCGAGGACCTGGTGGTGGAAGACCCCCATGGGCGCCGGTACTCGCTGGAGTGCAAGAAGCAGAAGGTGGTGGACCTGCCCCGCTTCCTGGCACAGGCCAGGGCACAGGCGAAGACACGCAAGCTGCCGTGGGCACTCCTGGCCCACCTGCATGGGACAAGCTCCTGGCTTTTCGTGCGGCAGGGAGAACGGCCCACCGTCTGGCACTCGGCGAAGGAGGCGACCTCGTGAGCGACCGGACCCCGCATCAAGGCGCCCTCGACGACCTGGCCCGCCAGGTCCGGCAGCGACACGCGGAGGCCCTGGAGGGGATCGGCCCGCGGCCCCCGGGCTTCCCGGTGTGCGGCGCCTGGAGACTGCGGGAGGGGGAGGCCCGGGGCGAGGACGGCCACGCGAACACCTGCCCCCTGGCCGGGCTTCCCGCGCCACGGGCGGAAGGTTGACTTACCCGGGCTTCGGCCCGACTGACGGCGCGAAGGCGCCACGAAAGGACCCCCATGGACGCACTGCAAAAAGCACGAGAGCACAGCGAGCGGTTGGCCCAGGCAGAGGCAGCGGTCCGCGAGAGCGAAACGGAACTCCGCCAAGCGGAGGACCGGGCCCGCCTCCACCGCATCGAAACCCAGCGGCGGGCGGTAGCCCGGGGGCGGAAACTGGCCGTGGAAGCGCGCCGGGGCGACGCCGCGGGCTTGACCGAGGCCAAGGCCGCATTCGAGGAGCGCCAGGGCGACGAAGCCCGGCAGGCCGGGTTGGACGCCGTCCTTCTTGGTCTCCGGTCCGAACTCGAGGAGCGGCGGGAGGCGCTGGCCGCGGTCGCCAAGGACTCCCCGAAGCTCTTCGCCCTGGCGGTTCGCCAACGGGCCGAGCAGCTCGGCGCTGAGTATGCCGAGGCGGTGGCGCGCGTGGAGGAGCTCTTCGGCAAGCTGATGGCATTGGACGAGCTTCGGCGGTGGTGCTGGCCGCATTCAATGACGTTCTGCCACCTCAGCGCGCAGCGGACCCTTCTTCCGTCCTTCGGGCTCCAGAGCATCCACGATGCCGCTCCTCAGCGGGCCGAGCGGCCGCATGGCCTGTTTTGCGCCGCGGACGTGGGGGCGCGCTGGGGTGAACTTCTCGCCGCGGAAACGGCAGCGTTCGCCGAGCAGGGCATCCACTTGCGGGCCGCGCCCCCGCGCCCGGAGCAGCCCCTGGGGCAACCGGGGCTTGCCACGCACCACCCCGTCGGGCCGGACGCGCTCCGGGTCCTCGCCGAGGCCCCCCAGCCGAACGCGGCCTGAGCCGGGCACCTGCGGACACCTGAGGGCATGATGGCCGGCCACGGAGCGAAGATCGGGCGCAAACAGGAGCAGGCGATTGCAGCCCTCCTGTCGGAGCCGACGATAGAGCGGGCTGCCGCGGCTGTCGGGGCGGACCCGCGCACCCTGCGGCGGTGGATGCAGCGGGACGACTTCCGGGAGGCTTACAGGCTGGCCCGCCGGGAGCTGATGGACTGCGCCACGGCCCGGATCCAATCCGCATCGTGCGCGGCCGTGGACGCGCTGGAGGAGATTCTGGGCGACTCGGGGGCCCCCGCGGGCTCCCGGGTCTCGGCGGCCAAGGGCGTCCTGGAGTTGGCCGTCAAGGTAGCAGAGCTGCAAGACCTGCAGGAACGCATCGAACGACTGGAGGCCGCAGCGAACGCGGCCGGAAAGGGCATCCTGTGAACGTCCCGCAACTGGTTTCTCGGCTTCAGAAGCTCGAAACGGTCAAGGCCGCGCTCCCCCGGGCCCGAGACTTCAGTCGCACGGAGCGGGCCGCCCGCTGGGCGGGGCTCCTGGCTCTCGCCGCGCACCGCGGCACCGACGACAACCCCCGGATCGCCAGGCTCCGGGAGCTCTACGACGCCGCCCGAGCGCGGCAGGAGGCAGTAGCGTGAGCAAGAGCACCGAGGAACTCTTCTACGGGGGCACGCCCAAGACCGGCGCCAACGCGACCAGGGCCCTGCCGTTCGGGTTTGTCCCGGGCAGCCAGGCAGCGACCGCGTTGCAGCACATGAGGGAGGCCATGGACCGGCACGGCATCAACCCCGAGACCGGCGAGGGGATGGAGGCCGAGTATTACGACGCGCTTCTGGAAGACGAGTAGCGCCACGCCCCCGGAGGGCGCCAGGGCCCCGAGGCTTCGGCTTCGGGGCTCTTCTTTGTCCCTGGGGAGGGGGCGACCCGGAAAACCCCGTCTTGGGGCTCCTGGGGCGTCTGGCGAGGGGTTGACGGTCCCGCCCTCCTGCGGGTACACCGGGCCTGCTCCCGCCCCCTCTTCCTCGGAGCCGGGATGCTCGACGCGCGAGCCCTGAAAGCCTTCGGCGACGACCCCACGGTTCGACGGCTGGCGGGGGAGCTCGCCCGGCGCCTTCGGGACCTGCGGGTTCGGCAGACCGTGGCCGAGCTCAGGCCAGAGGTGGGACCGTCCGCAGCGGTAGCCCTGGCCGCCGAGCGGCTGGAGTGCTCCGAGCGGTCAGCGTGGCGGGCGCTTCGCAGGGTGCGGCTCGACTCAAGGCCCCCGGCACCGACTGGGGGCCTTCGTGCGTCTGGAAAGTGAAGACGTGACACCGGAGGGGAGGTGTAGCCGCCCCGCAAATCCGCGTCCGCCACCTCACCCCCTCGCAGCTCTCCATGGTGGCGGCCCGGGCCCGGGCGATCTACGACCGGCAGGCGCGGGAAAGGATGGAGAGCGGGGTCAACCAGCATAGCCCTCCGGCAAAATTACCGGAGGGCTCCAAGTCCGACGCCCGCGACGCCGCCGGCAAGGCCGTGGGGGTCTCGGGCACCCTGGAATGAATCGGCCCCCAGGCGGGCAGGCCGGGGGGGCAGCCTCGCCGCACGAGGGGGGCGAAGGCTGGAGAGGTGGGTACCGGGCGAGTCCGGGCCCCCCAGTGGGCCCCCCGAGCCGAAGCCGAAGAAAAAGGGGCTACGGGCGGCGCCTCGTAACCCCTTGATTTCTTTGGTGAGCCGTGGAGGAATCGAACCTCCAACCTACTGATTAAGAGTCAGTTGCTCTGCCAGTTGAGCTAACGGCCCACGGGAACTGCGTAAGGCGGCAAAATGTACCCGAGGGGGCGGGGGGGTGTCAACCAGAAATTCCAGGACTCCGTGGACTTTCGGGCCGTTGGGGGGGCGCCCTGCGCTTGATTGCGAGGCCATGCTTGCAGGAGAACGGTTCCTGGGTTCCAATGGCACGCGTTCCGATGTTGCGGAGGAGACCATGCCCGACACCTACCTCGTCCAGTGCGGGAGCTGCGGCTCCCGAAACCGGGTGCCCCACGAGAAGGCCGGCCAGAAGGGCAAGTGCGGCAAGTGCGGTGCTCCCCTCATCCCCTCCCACGCGGTCCCGATCCCGGTGACCGACGCCACCTGGGACCGGGAGGTGCTCGCCTCCCACGTACCCGCCGTGGTGGAGGTGTGGAGCCCCCACTGCGGGGTCTGCACCCAGTACGAGGTGAGCGTACGCCGGATGGCCGCGAGCCTCTTCGGGAAGGCCCGTGTGCTCCAGCTCAACGCCGAGGAGAACCCGAAGACGGCCACCCGGTACGGCATCCGGGGGGTTCCCACGGTGCTTCTCTTCCGGGGTGGGGAGCTCGCCGCCACCCTGGTGGGCCCCCAGGGGGAGCGGGGGATCCGGGAGAAGCTCGGAGTCTGAGCTTCCCCCCTCGGCCGATCATCGGTATCGCTATCGCTATCGGTATCGCTATCGGTATCGTTATCGGAGTGGGTTCCAACGGGAGAACCCGATGGCGAACCCGATCCCGATCCCGATCCCGATTGCGATTTCGATGGGAGGAAGGCTGGGGCCGAACGGCTGCCCGGCCGGAGGAGGTAGGATGGAACCCCGCCAGCTTGCCGTGAGTGCCGTCGTCGTGGCCGCGGAGGTGGTTGCCGCCGCCGCGGCGGTCTTTCTCGTCTATGCCCTGCTGCGGGGGCTCCTGGGGAGGGTCGGGGCGATCGGTCCCCTGGCCCGGTACTCCGGCCAGGTGGAAGGGCTGCGCCGGACGCTGCGCCGGGTCTTCGGGCTCCTGGGGGCGGTGCTGGTGGCGGCGATCCTGGCGGTGAACGGTGCGCTCCTCTACCGCGGAGCCGACATCCTGGAGGAGACCCGGGGGTGGCTCGCCCAGGTGCCTCGCCGTTTCTGGGTGGACTTCGGAGTGGCGGTCCTCCAGGTTCTCGGCCTGCTCCTCCTGGCGGCCCTCGTGCTACGCTGGCTTCGCCGGGGGATCGCGGCGGCGGGCGGCTGGGCCAAGGGCCTTGGCCAGATCCGGGCCAACGACGAGAGCATCGACGCCTTCGTGCGGTCGCTCTCTGCCATTGCCACCAATGGCGCCTGGCTCTTCGTGCTGGCGCGCTCCGCCGCGATCCTCCGCCTCCCGGACGCCGTTCCCGGCGCCCTCACGGTGCTCTTCAAGATCTACCTCACGGTGACCCTGGGGCTCCTGGTCGTTCGAGGGATCGACGCCCTGGTCGACAGCGTGGAGGGCCTGACCGCCCGCCACCTGGAGGCGGGCCAGCTCCGGCGCTTTTACGAGCGGCTGCGCCAGCTCATCCCTTTGGCCAAGCGCTGCCTGGAGTACGTGATCTACGTCTACGTGGCCACCCTCGTGGCCCTGCAGGTGGAAGTCATCGCGCCGCTCGCGCCCTACGGACACAGCCTGGTGCGGGTCATCGGGATCTTCTTCCTCGCGCGGGTCGTCATCGAGCTGGCTCACCTGGGGGTGGACGAGCTCCTGGTGCGCCGCAAGGATCTGCCCCCCGAGACCCGCCAGCAGCGCCTGACGTTTGCCCCCCTGATCCGCAGCTCGCTCAAGTACAT includes:
- a CDS encoding mechanosensitive ion channel family protein; this translates as MEPRQLAVSAVVVAAEVVAAAAAVFLVYALLRGLLGRVGAIGPLARYSGQVEGLRRTLRRVFGLLGAVLVAAILAVNGALLYRGADILEETRGWLAQVPRRFWVDFGVAVLQVLGLLLLAALVLRWLRRGIAAAGGWAKGLGQIRANDESIDAFVRSLSAIATNGAWLFVLARSAAILRLPDAVPGALTVLFKIYLTVTLGLLVVRGIDALVDSVEGLTARHLEAGQLRRFYERLRQLIPLAKRCLEYVIYVYVATLVALQVEVIAPLAPYGHSLVRVIGIFFLARVVIELAHLGVDELLVRRKDLPPETRQQRLTFAPLIRSSLKYIIFFGAAVLMLAELGVNPAPILAGAGIAGLAVGLGAQNLINDVVSGFFILFENHYLVGDFIETGGARGVVEAIDLRTTHVRNPNGQLHILRNGQIGEVVHHSKGYTHAVVQVGVAYESDLKKVFRVLEEVGRELASENEDVLEPTAVQGLEDFGESELLVRTVTRVKPGRHAPVARAMRARIKEAFDRNDIEIPYARRVLILKGEQGVEDLARALEAPASRDPKGEPGRP
- a CDS encoding thioredoxin domain-containing protein → MPDTYLVQCGSCGSRNRVPHEKAGQKGKCGKCGAPLIPSHAVPIPVTDATWDREVLASHVPAVVEVWSPHCGVCTQYEVSVRRMAASLFGKARVLQLNAEENPKTATRYGIRGVPTVLLFRGGELAATLVGPQGERGIREKLGV